The genomic region AGATGAAGGAGTAATTGTGCTCCCACTACTGATATACAGTACAGGTAAGATCCCtccttcaaataaataaaaagtaaaggcGCTATAACAAGCTTTACTCTCTTCAATACTTTTTTGGGGAGTTTTGGATgcttttctgcctctgtttggtttttatttacagaaattacatcacattttccagtgtttgtttaacaagcagcagcacaggggtgggtgggggtaAGACATGTTTTATGAGCAGTTAAATTTACTTCTAAAACATTCCATGGGTGCGTCTTTGTGTATGTAGCCAATTCACTTTACCAGTAAAATGTTGCCGAGCTGGCAGGCGTTATCGGCATGGTGTGAATTTATTTAACAAATCTTTAtatttaatgaaacatttacagtatttaaattTACTATAGTAGGGCATTTTTTGTGAACAACAAGAAAGTCCTGACAACGGGGAGCAGATTTGTTCTGACAGCAAGATAATGATGTGACTGTCTGCTGTGATCAAACACCCTCACTGGCAAAACAATGATCCACGCCCTCTGAGGAAACTGTGGTGACTGGTCAAGTGACCTACTGGAGAGCACTTTGTGTAAGAGTGATGCAGACAAGAGAGGATGCATGGATTCTTAATCAAATAAGAAGAATGATAGGAGTGGAAGGCAATCATCCTGACCATGCTGTATTGATGAGGCACTGGCTTCCTTCCACATGTCAGGTTTCTGAATGACTGATCAGCAATGTTCACTTGGTGTCTGTCTCCAACAATCTGTCTCCATCCCCGGGCCAGATTTGGAAACGCAGGGCTTCAAACTCCACCCTATGCTCTTAGATAATCTTAATTTAAACTACAAAACCAGTTTACAGGCGTGCAGAGGCGTGTGACCTTGAGTTTATACAGAGGATGGTGGCTCTCAGCATGAAGGTTTCACCATTTTGAAAAATTTGAGAAGCAGGCCTCCATGGCCTCTGTGGCAAAGGCGCAGCTGAGAGAAGAGGGGTCCCGGGTTTTCAGGTGACCCTGCAGCCATAACACCCTTTTCTAACCACCTGAGCCTCTGCACTGTGTGTGACAGTCTGCTGACAACTGACAATTCATTGCTTCACaccaattcaaaatgtagctgCACTTGCCCATTCACTAACACCAcacaccccacccccaccccacactAATACCTCTTTTCTTAACACCTGTATGCCTGTAACAGtgtaatcccccccccccccccccccccccacacacacacacacacacacaaaaaaagttacagATACAAAATCTTCTCAGGAGTTGGGCATTCCCACGGCAGCCTGGTCCTGTGGCATAGGCAGGGATGTCAGAACAAGCCCAATTCCATTTGCATACAAATTGCCCAGCTGGTACCTTGTTGTTATGACAACGGCACACAGCTCACAGAATTCATTTGGAAATGAAATACATAAAGAAGGCAGCCAGTAAGGAGAGTCATTTATGAAATTCTTTTTTGGTGAAGACTTTGTTGCTGGCTCTATTTTCTCATACAACTCCGGCCTCACCACACTGTACTTTCAGGAAATGCAAACCGTTTTGGACAGGAtactgaatgaataaatgaatatatatgacACTTTTCTATTAGAGAAAacttttgtgttattattagtataatataatataatttatctACATAACAATCTAGATAAAATCCTATGAATTGATCCAGAACTCCTATGTGACCTCTGACAGATCTGGTTCAAACTGCCCTGATCTGCCTTCTCATTGTTTGATCTGATTTTGCAAACCTTTACATAATTCCCTTAAATGAGTCGTGCCAAATCCTGCCAGCTTGACAGAGACTGTGAACTCCACTGACAGCACAGTGCCCTCTACTGGCAGAAGCTGGCAGTGAGTTTATACAACTGCCTGCCTGGTTAAAAGGATAATATTTAGCCCAAGGGTCACTGAGCTGATGCTTTTCCATAGTCATCCTGGCTCAGCTTACTGGCCAGTTAAATTGGCCTGCTGTGGGCTCCGCGAGTATTCTGCGAAACCTGCAAATCTATTTATCACAGCAACCTGCACAAGACCCAAGTTTAATCATTGGCCCTCTGTGAATCTGTCAAATCATTGCAGGCTAATCAGTGCCACTCTCACAGGGACACTAAGCTGCTCCTGGTTCCATGACTTGACCTGTTCTACTCTGGGAGAATGCTGATATGTTTGAACCCTCACCCCAGCCTGTACACATTAAACTGCGcaacctgtttttttcttgcctCTGCACTAATGACGGAAACGAGCCCCAATGATGATCCTGTTACAGATTGTTAGAGACAACTGGTGCGAACCACTTGAGCCTGGATTTGAAGACTCGCATCAGCAAGAATAtttctctccctcgctctgtgtgtgtgtgtgtacttgtatttgtgaaCTCTTCAGGACcctttctggtataaacactgaccttgtcacgaccagtagtcctcatggggaccaaaacctggtgctaatgaggcagaacctcatttctgagaattTTTTAGGGctatgatttaaatgtgttttggttAATGGTTAGTTATTAAATGGTTATGGTAAAGGTTAAGGAAAACagtttgtttaggctgtccaaatgaatgcaagtcagggcagtgtcctaagaagaatagctgcacagacctgtgtgtgtgcgttgtacCCTTTACCTCGGGGTGGGAGCAGGAGCAAGGTGACATGTCCTTTGTTCCCAGCATATAAATGCAGGAGCCTTCTCGCTGAAGTGCTGCTGGCTTGCAACCTTACACAAGGTCACAAACCTACAGCAGCTCAGATCTTTTACGAAAGCACCACTTGGCTCATTCGTCGCTTACCATCCAGTTCAAGCATGGCAACCCGATGGGGACTCTGTGGTGCTGGGAAGATCAGCCATGACTTCAGCGTGGCCATGAAGACTCTGCCTCCAGGAGATCACCAGGTGCTGTGTCCATACAAGCTCATCTTTATAGTTGGACAGAGCTGCTGACAGAGCAACAGTGTGGTGATGCTGTCCTCTCTCATGTGCAGATAGCGGTCATTGCATCCAGGAGCTTGGAGAGCGCCAAAGAGTTTGCCAGGAAGCACGGTATTCCTAAGGCTTATGGCAGCTACGAGGAGCTGGCCAAAGACCCAGACATCGGTGAGTGAAGAGCAAAGTATGGCTTGGTCTCACGGGCAGATGTGACGATGGGTTGTTTCTCACAGACGTCGTGTACCTGGgagtgctgcacacagagcacTGGCGGGTCGGTCTGCTGTTCCTCAACGCTGGAAAGAACGTGTTGTGTGAAAAACCTTTCGCCATGAACTCCAGACAGGTGAAAGAGCTTGTCGCTGCTGCAAAGAAGAACAAGGTCTTCCTGATGGAGGTGAGGTTTAAAAGACGTAGTCTTTTGTTTAACGGCCACTTGCAGGTCAATTGTGTTGTCGTAGGTTCGGTGTTggcataaataaaacaacagcatgTTTCGACAGCATTATGTGAAAAGGGATTTGACTTTTATTCAAGAATGTGAAGCTGAGAGGCCCACAAGAGCTGACCCATCCtctattcactcacacacaatcatGCTAATCCTTAAAGCAGTGCTTTGACATCTTATAATACACATATCCACTTCAATGCTATAGGAGTTAAATCAAAAATCATAAACCCTGAATCCCCAGGGAGAATTTAAAGCTCAAAAAAAATCTTGTCATGCCATGTTTGACCAGCTCATCGGGCACAGTACTCAATATGACATGAAGAACTGTGCTCATGTGAAACTCCAGTATTAACTGTTTACTTACTTCTACCCACTTTCCCCGTCCCTGCCAGGCCATCTGGTCCCGCTGTTTCCCCGTGCACGCTGAGGTGCGCAGGCTGCTGGGGGAGGAGGCAGTTGGGGAGGTGAAGCTGGTAAAGGCCGACTTTGGCTCCCCTCAGCTCCACATTCCTCGCTCGGTGAAGAAAGAGTTAGGCGGAGGAGCGCTGCTAGATATCGGAGTGTACTGCCTTCAGTTTGTCCTGATGGCGTTCAATGGAGAGAGGCCAGAGTCCATCCAAGCCACAGGAGTGCTGCTTGACTCTGGTATGATTCAGCAACCAGGCCTCACAAATCTGTGATCACAAATGTTTAACTCGCTTGATACAGAACCAGAAGAAAATACTCCCCAGTGTGACAAATGGAACAATTAGACAAAGAAATTGCATCTTTTAATGAACtgttcaaaacacaaacacctcagagaaGAATTCTTCACACAGAAAATCCCTTTTTTTATCTCCAAAAATCTAAATTCTCCCTGGAGAATACTGTAGTAAACGTGACATTGGGTTATGGAGCTGCATCTACTTCAGAACAAAGTATTCGTCACTGAGAAACAATTACACTTTATTGTCCATATAATTATCATCTCCTTGTCTTGTGCTTACACTCAAACCGTCGTGACGTGTGGAAGTGATGCTGAATAGAAGTGAATTGACTTTACTTGAGTGTGCTGATTAAAGTCTGCAATGAGTCAAGTGATGTCAAGTGGACTGAGCTGAATGAAACGTGAATTTTGACGACAATATCAG from Solea solea chromosome 5, fSolSol10.1, whole genome shotgun sequence harbors:
- the LOC131459808 gene encoding trans-1,2-dihydrobenzene-1,2-diol dehydrogenase-like, which codes for MATRWGLCGAGKISHDFSVAMKTLPPGDHQIAVIASRSLESAKEFARKHGIPKAYGSYEELAKDPDIDVVYLGVLHTEHWRVGLLFLNAGKNVLCEKPFAMNSRQVKELVAAAKKNKVFLMEAIWSRCFPVHAEVRRLLGEEAVGEVKLVKADFGSPQLHIPRSVKKELGGGALLDIGVYCLQFVLMAFNGERPESIQATGVLLDSGVDESIVVVMTFSRNRIAFCSFSIAARLPNDAVISGTEGLIKVLGPMHCPTTLVVKDVETEYPLPEPCLPLNFTNSTGLRYEAEEVRQCLLQGLKESPRMPLGESVLLTEIMDEIRKQVGVVFCQDSQ